The genomic window TGCAAGTTCGGTGTGACTGCTGTCACTCCGCGGCAAAACATGGCACCGCTGTAGGCGGGGCGCGGTTTGGGATCAAGAAAAACCGGGACGCGGCGCTCCTGGCAGAGAGCCAGCAACCCGCCGAGCAGCGAAGGGGTAAGCAATCCCTTGCCGTAGTCCGAGAGCACCACGACTTCAAGCCGGGATAATTCTTTCCGCAAGCTGCGCAGCAGGCGCGCCTCGATTTTCCGGGGCACGACCTCGCGTGTTTCCCAGTCGGCACGGACAATCTGCTGGTGTTGCGCCATCACCCGCAGCTTGACGGTGGTGGGCCGGCCCTCGACGGCGACGATCCCTCTGGTTTCAACCCCTAGCGCGCGCAAACCCTTCACGAT from Candidatus Acidiferrales bacterium includes these protein-coding regions:
- a CDS encoding PfkB family carbohydrate kinase, whose product is MNISSKRFERIVRDFRGRRVAVLGDLMLDRFLFGGATRLSPEAPVPVVEIDHHSTKTHPGGAGNVAANISALGGQPLCLGVVGRDEAGREIVKGLRALGVETRGIVAVEGRPTTVKLRVMAQHQQIVRADWETREVVPRKIEARLLRSLRKELSRLEVVVLSDYGKGLLTPSLLGGLLALCQERRVPVFLDPKPRPAYSGAMFCRGVTAVTPNL